attgaaaatcacatgaaaaaatcctgacaaaatttatttctcattaattGCTGGAGTTGGTCAGTATTTGGAGTAACTAGTGTATCTGTgaacacagacaaacaaacaagtagATATCAAAAATGAACTATTTCAAGCAAGCTCCGTGTAAAAATCAGAGTTGTTTTAGTAATAATTTTTAGTAATTAATATTGTCCAGATATAGTCGCTAACCTATTGACTTTCGGTCCCATTGGTCCATTACGGAACACCGAGTACTCGCAATCAGGGTCAGGAAACCTGAGAAAATAGCCCATCATATTTCAATAATTACAGTaccgaagattttttttagaacgaggttgtaattttttctggcGACTATAAAGTGACCCCAACGTTATACCTTCCCACTGGCAGTTCGATTATGTCATCAGCCGGAAACACATGGTCGTCGTGACGTTCTGGTGCAGCTGCAACGTAAGCAACCAATACTGACAGCAGTATTAATTCCAtctgaaaagaatgaagataTTCTGATGTTTGTGAGTAAACGGGAAGCACAAAATCACAAACAGATGTTGatcttcgacaaaaaaaataaaaagttactTATAAGAGCaataaattaggaaaaagaagctgaaaaaacaacagatgATCGCAGCGTGCAAAGATCAAGATGAATTCCTGACAGCCATTTTCGGTAAGGGATTAATGTGCAATgtcaattttaatattttctgaacGACAGATAAAAAAGTTTGAGTTTGAAAGCATTTTTCTAAGCATGAAAATCGGtttctgaaaacaaaacattttctttcggAGAACGAGATGAGAAAAGAAGTTTCATAGGCGGTAGGATTTTCTCGAAGTGCTGTTTGCTTACTAGCATTTTGCAAACAATGTGGACAAGTGGTTTCTGAAAGAGgttgcaaataaaaaacactCAAAATATTTCGTGTGTACATATACTAATGCGTTAAGACCGAGCATTGCAGCGCAAATAGAGGTTTGCCTACGGCAGCACAGACAAGACTATTTCAGTGGCGTGTAGATGGCAAGTAGGAGCGCGGctcgctcaattccccctaaaacccatcctgaaaaacggcgtcgGAAACGACGTTTGTACGAGATGCGCCACCATTGTGCTGGTGCCGCATCCACCAGCGGTCGCGAGTCAATGAGTCTCCTCAACAGATTGtccaacaaaaccaacaaatGGGCCGTTGAGGGAAATGGAGCGTGTGCatgggtggcgcgttctaatgtaCCTTATAAGAACTAAGGCGatttccacgctgtttttcaggacgatcagGGGTACTTGGCTCATACTCGTGCCCAACACCTCAAACTCCATACCACAACACATCGTCAGTTTCATACCTTAATAACCTAGCTTTAATTAACACAACAAGATAACCGGGAGAAAACAACTCAGTGACAAGAAGATCGATCGATGAAGACGGCATCTGcataaaaaaagcgaaaaaaaaacaagttctcAAAGTTCCTTCAGCAAAACCGCGTCTTAGccttttcaagaaattctcaAACAAGTTCTAGGTCATGGCAACACGAAAATACCGAAGATCTCTCGAAGACAAATCGTATCAAATTTAGCGTCGGATTGCccactttgaaaaataatcgcGACAATGGACTAGGTCAAGTACAATGAGATGTACTCCCCttgtaaaaaattgaaaggatgCACTCCACTCAAATTTTCACGAATTCCACGATGTTACACAGGAACGAAATATTTCTGGAGTCttctaaaatataaaataattgcagaaaatagtgaatgCTTAGTACTGATATGCACttattaaattcttcatcaaTCAGCATGCTTCCGAAGGATTACAGTGATAGACTCTTATATTATGTATCTTAAGTTTAACCAATGGAACTAGGAATGGGCGAGAAGATCTCTCCAATGACACCTTTTTGCGCCAATTCAAAGGCTTCCGCTCTCCTCCGATTCAAGGATAGATAGATTTAAATTAGCATGATGATGAAGAGACCTTGGAATGATGACATCTAGGAAACATTCTCATTTATAATATATGCATGCGTTcagggaagaaagaaagttggTCATGAACCGAATTAGGATCCTAATCTTTTTGAAAGGAGTAATGAACACCACGTTTTACATCGTCAGGGGACTTTGATGCTCTGCTGATAAATCGCCGATCCATTCCCATGCGAAGTTTCGACCAGGAGATTTTCTGATACCCGTTCATGTCGTACAGAAAATTGTTGGccatgtttttatttcaactcatttttttttgtaatcccACCGTTTTCGCTGCACTTTCCCTGAAAACTTTGACTTTGCCTTCTCTTCGCAACAATAAACCGTctgttttcttattattttctattgacAGGAAAATTTAGGAGTTAAAGAGAAAAGGACAAAGCCtagaagaaagattttttccaggaacCAAAATATGATCCCAATCAAATTTGTCgtcaaaatagaagaattttttaaagtgacaAATAAACACTAtggaagaaagggaaaaattttgaaaagatcgTAAGATCACGTCACAAAACTTCACATTTCTGTCAAATAAGTAACGTAGCCGAGTTCTCACCCAAACAGTTTTAGGTTTAAAAAGTGCTATTTGAgggacgaaaaaaagaaactaactaGCGAATGATTCTGATATCGAAAATGCGAAGATCTTAGTCGTGACAAAAATGTCATATGGACAAAGCAACGACAACGATATTTTCGATCTGATGGAAGTTTCCTGATACTTAGTGTGTTCGACAAAGCATAACCCGTTGCTTTAAAAGAAGCCAGGTAAAGGAACGTAACATCTGTGGCCAAGCCAGGTAAAGGAGCGCAAGCATTTGTGGCTGACTCACTTGACTTAAGGCCGGAAATAGTCGGGTAAACTGAAAAGGACGATCACCTGCCTGGTGTTGTTGATTAATCCTACTTCGGATGCATCCACTCGTTCGACGTCAATTCAGGATAAAGGAGGTTCATAATCGTGTTCATAATTCTGGTTTGTACAGTACTTGGTGAGTGGAGTCACTAGATTAGGCCGCTGTTCTTATGGTTCCAAAagaaatctggtaccaatttactgACCTCTGGATGGACGAGAAAAATAATTGTACGCCGTTGTACGGTGTTGAACCACCGACCGTGAAAACGTAGCGCTCTATATCCGCTCATTCGAGTTAGTTTCACTCGGATATTCGCTAGGATTAACACACTCATAAAATATCGATGGTTCGGAAGAGCTCAAAACCAAGGCTCGAAAGGAATGCTCAGCTATAAGCATTTTATCCTCCAACATCAATATTAGAAGTTGAAAGGTACGGATGATATTtactaaaaatacaaaaaacctGTAACCCTACCTcatataaagaaaaactagtgTTTGGTACCGACGAGAATCGTTTGCGAAACAGAAAATATAgagccgggtcaaaacgacatgaatcgcAGCGCGGTTCCGTAAGCCCCTGCTCACGAAGCGGCGGGGATGGAGATAGCGGTTCGGATCGAGGTtgaaccatcgcgaact
This is a stretch of genomic DNA from Necator americanus strain Aroian chromosome II, whole genome shotgun sequence. It encodes these proteins:
- a CDS encoding hypothetical protein (NECATOR_CHRII.G7593.T1) is translated as MELILLSVLVAYVAAAPERHDDHVFPADDIIELPVGRFPDPDCEYSVFRNGPMGPKVNRLATISGQY